Sequence from the bacterium genome:
GCAGCCCGCGTCGCTGGTATTCGCCGAACAGGGCGTCCTGCGCGGCCGGGAAGGCGGAGCCGAAGACCAGGGAGGTCGTGGTCCCGGCCGAGATCAGCCGGTGACAGAACTCTCGCGCCGCGCCGATCGCGAACTCCTCTTTTTCAAACCTGGCCTCGGCGGGGAAGATGCACTCGGTGAGCCACTCCAGGAGCTGGCCGCCGCCGTAGGCGTCGATCGAGTTCACCTGCGGAAAGTGCATGTGGGTGTCGACGAATCCGGGCAGCAGAAAGGCGTCGCCGTGATCGACGACCTCGACCGGGGCGCCGTCGCGCTGCGGTCGATCGACGTGGTGGCCGCACCATTCGATGACGCCGTCGTCGTCGACCAGTAGAGCGCCGTCCGGAATCTCGACCAGGGCCTCGACCGCCTGCTGGACGGCCGGCGTGCCGGTCAGGTGAAAGATGTGTCCGCGGTGCAGGGTGCTCATTGTTTCGTTTGCCCCCCTTCGGGGTGACGTTTCGTTTGCCCCCCTTCGGGGTGACGTTTCGTTTGCCCCCCTTCGGGGTGACGTTTCGCTTGCTCCCCTTCGGGGGGACGGGTCAGGCTCCGAACAGGTAGCCGATCACGCTACCGACGTATCCGGTGAGGCCGACGATCAAGAGGGCCGACGCTACATGGTATTTCCTGGTTCTCTCGTTGCGCCGAATGATGAGGTGAATCAGAGAGTCGCTGATCGTATCCTTGCATCGGTGGGTACCCCAGCGCAGCTGCAGGGGACCCATGAGCATCAGCACGGCGGAGACCAGGATGAAGGCCAGGCCATAGGAGATGCTGACTTTGGAGAAGGTGCTCGAGGCAGCGATCTTCGGACCCGAGAATC
This genomic interval carries:
- a CDS encoding amidohydrolase family protein, which translates into the protein MSTLHRGHIFHLTGTPAVQQAVEALVEIPDGALLVDDDGVIEWCGHHVDRPQRDGAPVEVVDHGDAFLLPGFVDTHMHFPQVNSIDAYGGGQLLEWLTECIFPAEARFEKEEFAIGAAREFCHRLISAGTTTSLVFGSAFPAAQDALFGEYQRRGL